One stretch of Zingiber officinale cultivar Zhangliang chromosome 6B, Zo_v1.1, whole genome shotgun sequence DNA includes these proteins:
- the LOC121992090 gene encoding DNA topoisomerase 1 beta-like isoform X1 → MSVHGCIDQVMNDSEEDDEAPLVFRRPNSSSKQGHSTSALKKTNPQKDSSCNLVSHQIAQNGSISHSQNIISLPETSREKPTATSSNVGSLLPVQSINSSHHKLTTNNMRPKHEDELSVSDDDKPLSHRLNSASTIVQRKSFMDSEKAHTHSSVHKFEGRSTEKMDLDDPIIKHENFDDDKPLSFKYSTSGAVNRSASSHAAKAPQSQKPSLPHSMKPTSNNEETDDSEDEKPLLSRFQSKDVNGSGKKDTIIKHENFDDDKPLSFKNSTSGAVNRSASSHAAKAPQSQKPSLPHSMKPTSNNEETDDSEDEKPLLSRFQYKAVNGSGKKDTIIKHENFDDDKPLSFKHSTSGAVNRSASSHAAKAPQSQKPSLPHSMKPTSNNEETDDSEDEKPLLSRFQSKAVNGSGKKGTNSETSAPRVGEKRPHSDTNPTESSSIKKAKLSGTSVSVKDKQQVSIKKESKEDDNNDHIPIAQRIKSPSSNCGSISKNILHKTTSSSFKKSNLKMNKKKDSNSSKSLKTPPGSGGGQKWTTLVHNGVIFPPPYKPHGIKMLYKGQPVNLTPEQEEVATMFAVMKDTDYAQKKQFIENFMHDWRLILGKNHIIKKFEDCDFTPIYEWHLEEKEKKKQMTAEEKKIMKEEKLKQEEKYMWAIVDGVKEKVGNFRVEPPGLFRGRGEHPKMGKLKNRIKPRDITINIGKDAPIPECPIPGERWKEVKHDNTVTWLAFWNDPINPKEFKYVFLAASSSLKGQSDKEKYEKARLLKDYIQNIRRNYTRDFNSKDPTKRQIAVATYLIDKLALRAGNEKDDDEADTVGCCTLKVENVELVPPNKLKFDFLGKDSIRYLNTVEVEPHVYKAIGDFQIAKKSNGGKKDKGDDLFDLLDTSKLNAHLKELMPGLTAKVFRTYNASITLDVILNKETKDGSVPEKITVYQHANKEVAIICNHQRSVSKSHENQMSKLNEKINDLTSQRDELMMDLSRAKKGKPPLKDKEGKPKKNLAPEVIEKKIAQVDAKIGKMEMDKQIKEDLKTVALGTSKINYLDPRISVAWCKRHEVPIEKIFNKSLLAKFAWAMDVDPDFRF, encoded by the exons ATGTCAGTTCATGGTTGTATCGATCAAGTTATGAACGACAGTGAAGAAGATGATGAGGCACCTCTTGTCTTTAGGAGGCCAAACTCTTCGTCAAAGCAAGGCCACTCAACCTCTGCTTTGAAGAAGACAAATCCTCAAAAGGATTCTAGCTGTAATCTTGTTTCTCACCAAATTGCTCAAAATGGTAGTATCTCACATTCGCAAAATATTATATCACTCCCTGAGACATCTAGAGAGAAGCCTACTGCAACAAGCTCAAATGTAGGATCTTTGCTACCTGTCCAGTCAATTAATTCTTCTCACCATAAATTAACAACAAATAATATGAGGCCAAAACATGAGGATGAACTATCTGTTTCAGATGATGACAAACCATTGAGTCATAGACTTAATTCAGCTTCTACAATAGTTCAGAGAAAGAGTTTCATGGACTCAGAAAAAGCACATACACATTCTTCAGTTCATAAATTTGAAGGTAGAAGCACTGAAAAGATGGATTTGGACGATCCAATTATAAAGCATGAGAACTTTGATGATGATAAACCATTGAGTTTCAAATATTCTACTTCAGGAGCAGTCAATAGAAGTGCCTCATCACATGCAGCAAAGGCTCCCCAAAGTCAAAAGCCTTCTTTACCTCACTCCATGAAGCCGACTTCCAATAATGAAGAAACTGATGATTCAGAAGATGAAAAACCACTTCTTTCAAGGTTTCAGTCCAAGGATGTAAATGGTTCTGGCAAGAAGGACACAATTATAAagcatgagaactttgacgaTGATAAACCATTGAGTTTCAAAAATTCTACTTCAGGAGCAGTCAATAGAAGTGCCTCATCACATGCAGCAAAGGCTCCCCAAAGTCAAAAGCCTTCTTTACCTCACTCCATGAAGCCGACTTCCAATAATGAAGAAACTGATGATTCAGAAGATGAAAAACCACTTCTTTCAAGGTTTCAGTACAAGGCTGTAAATGGTTCTGGCAAGAAGGACACAATTATAAAGCATGAGAACTTTGATGACGATAAACCATTGAGTTTCAAACATTCTACTTCAGGAGCAGTCAATAGAAGTGCCTCATCACATGCAGCAAAGGCTCCCCAAAGTCAAAAGCCTTCTTTACCTCACTCCATGAAGCCGACTTCCAATAATGAAGAAACTGATGATTCAGAAGATGAAAAACCACTTCTTTCAAGGTTTCAGTCCAAGGCTGTAAATGGTTCTGGCAAGAAGGGCACAAATAGTGAGACAAGTGCTCCCAGAGTTGGAGAAAAACGACCTCATAGCGACACCAATCCTACTGAATCTTCATCAATTAAGAAAGCAAAACTTTCAGGAACCTCTGTGTCTGTGAAAGATAAACAGCAAGTGTCTATAAAGAAAGAAAGTAAGGAAGATGATAACAATGATCACATACCAATTGCACAACGAATTAAGTCACCGTCTTCTAACTGCGGATCGATCAGCAAAAATATATTACACAAAACTACTAGCTCATCATTTAAGAAAAGTAATCTTAAAATGAATAAAAAGAAGGATTCCAATTCCTCAAAGTCATTGAAGACACCTCCTGGATCTGGTGGGGGACAGAAATGGACTACCCTGGTGCACAACGGTGTTATATTTCCTCCTCCATACAAGCCTCATGGGATCAAAATGCTTTACAAGGGACAACCAGTCAATTTGACTCCTGAACAAGAAGAG GTTGCAACAATGTTTGCTGTCATGAAAGACACAGATTATGCTCAGAAAaaacaatttattgaaaattttatgCATGATTGGCGATTAATACTTGGCAAAAATCACATCATTAAGAAGTTTGAGGACTGTGACTTTACTCCTATATATGAATGGCAtctggaggagaaggagaagaagaagcagatgACTGCAGAG GAAAAGAAGATTATGAAGGAAGAAAAAttgaagcaagaagagaagtatATGTGGGCAATTGTCGATGGTGTGAAAGAGAAG GTTGGGAACTTCAGAGTGGAACCACCAGGGTTATTTCGTGGCCGAGGAGAGCATCCGAAG ATGGGAAAACTAAAAAACAGAATTAAGCCAAGAGATATTACAATCAATATAGGGAAAGATGCACCAATTCCGGAATGCCCAATACCTGGTGAAAG ATGGAAAGAAGTAAAACATGATAATACTGTCACATGGTTGGCATTCTGGAATGATCCCATAAATCCAAAAGAGTTCAAGTATGTCTTTCTGGCAGCGAGTAGTTCATTAAAAGGGCAAAGTGACAAAGAGAAATATGAGAAAGCCAGGTTGTTGAAG GATTATATACAAAATATTCGGAGAAACTATACAAGAGATTTTAATAGTAAAGATCCAACAAAGCGGCAAATAGCAGTGGCAACCTACCTTATTGATAAGCTGGCTCTCAGGGCAGGCAATGAAAAG GATGATGATGAGGCTGATACTGTTGGCTGCTGCACTTTAAAGGTGGAGAATGTCGAGTTGGTTCCTCCAAATAAGTTGAAG TTTGACTTCTTAGGTAAAGATTCTATTAGATACTTGAACACTGTGGAGGTCGAACCACATGTCTATAAAGCAATTGGTGATTTTCAAATTG CCAAAAAGAGCAACGGAGGTAAGAAAGATAagggtgatgatctctttgactTGCTGGATACAAGCAAACTAAATGCACACCTGAAGGAACTCATGCCTGGACTTACTGCAAAAGTTTTTCGTACATACAATGCTTCTATTACCCTGGATGTTATA TTGAATAAGGAAACCAAGGATGGTTCTGTGCCAGAGAAGATTACAGTTTATCAGCATGCAAACAAGGag GTTGCAATTATCTGTAATCATCAACGCAGTGTCTCCAAGTCTCACGAAAATCAGATGTCTAAGTTGAACGAAAAGATAAATGATTTAACA TCCCAAAGAGATGAATTGATGATGGATCTGAGTAGGGCTAAGAAAGGGAAGCCTCCACTTAAAGATAAAGAGGGGAAACCAAAGAAGAACTTGGCCCCTGAAGT GATTGAGAAGAAGATTGCTCAGGTTGATGCCAAGATAGGAAAAATGGAAATGGATAAACAAATAAAAGAGGATCTGAAAACAGTTGCACTTggaacatccaaaatcaattaccTTGACCCAAGAATATCAGTTGCGTGGTGCAAGAGGCATGAAGTACCCATAGAGAAG ATATTTAACAAATCACTACTCGCAAAGTTTGCATGGGCAATGGATGTTGATCCTGACTTCAGATTCTAG
- the LOC121992090 gene encoding DNA topoisomerase 1 beta-like isoform X3, whose amino-acid sequence MSVHGCIDQVMNDSEEDDEAPLVFRRPNSSSKQGHSTSALKKTNPQKDSSCNLVSHQIAQNGSISHSQNIISLPETSREKPTATSSNVGSLLPVQSINSSHHKLTTNNMRPKHEDELSVSDDDKPLSHRLNSASTIVQRKSFMDSEKAHTHSSVHKFEGRSTEKMDLDDPIIKHENFDDDKPLSFKYSTSGAVNRSASSHAAKAPQSQKPSLPHSMKPTSNNEETDDSEDEKPLLSRFQSKDVNGSGKKDTIIKHENFDDDKPLSFKNSTSGAVNRSASSHAAKAPQSQKPSLPHSMKPTSNNEETDDSEDEKPLLSRFQSKAVNGSGKKGTNSETSAPRVGEKRPHSDTNPTESSSIKKAKLSGTSVSVKDKQQVSIKKESKEDDNNDHIPIAQRIKSPSSNCGSISKNILHKTTSSSFKKSNLKMNKKKDSNSSKSLKTPPGSGGGQKWTTLVHNGVIFPPPYKPHGIKMLYKGQPVNLTPEQEEVATMFAVMKDTDYAQKKQFIENFMHDWRLILGKNHIIKKFEDCDFTPIYEWHLEEKEKKKQMTAEEKKIMKEEKLKQEEKYMWAIVDGVKEKVGNFRVEPPGLFRGRGEHPKMGKLKNRIKPRDITINIGKDAPIPECPIPGERWKEVKHDNTVTWLAFWNDPINPKEFKYVFLAASSSLKGQSDKEKYEKARLLKDYIQNIRRNYTRDFNSKDPTKRQIAVATYLIDKLALRAGNEKDDDEADTVGCCTLKVENVELVPPNKLKFDFLGKDSIRYLNTVEVEPHVYKAIGDFQIAKKSNGGKKDKGDDLFDLLDTSKLNAHLKELMPGLTAKVFRTYNASITLDVILNKETKDGSVPEKITVYQHANKEVAIICNHQRSVSKSHENQMSKLNEKINDLTSQRDELMMDLSRAKKGKPPLKDKEGKPKKNLAPEVIEKKIAQVDAKIGKMEMDKQIKEDLKTVALGTSKINYLDPRISVAWCKRHEVPIEKIFNKSLLAKFAWAMDVDPDFRF is encoded by the exons ATGTCAGTTCATGGTTGTATCGATCAAGTTATGAACGACAGTGAAGAAGATGATGAGGCACCTCTTGTCTTTAGGAGGCCAAACTCTTCGTCAAAGCAAGGCCACTCAACCTCTGCTTTGAAGAAGACAAATCCTCAAAAGGATTCTAGCTGTAATCTTGTTTCTCACCAAATTGCTCAAAATGGTAGTATCTCACATTCGCAAAATATTATATCACTCCCTGAGACATCTAGAGAGAAGCCTACTGCAACAAGCTCAAATGTAGGATCTTTGCTACCTGTCCAGTCAATTAATTCTTCTCACCATAAATTAACAACAAATAATATGAGGCCAAAACATGAGGATGAACTATCTGTTTCAGATGATGACAAACCATTGAGTCATAGACTTAATTCAGCTTCTACAATAGTTCAGAGAAAGAGTTTCATGGACTCAGAAAAAGCACATACACATTCTTCAGTTCATAAATTTGAAGGTAGAAGCACTGAAAAGATGGATTTGGACGATCCAATTATAAAGCATGAGAACTTTGATGATGATAAACCATTGAGTTTCAAATATTCTACTTCAGGAGCAGTCAATAGAAGTGCCTCATCACATGCAGCAAAGGCTCCCCAAAGTCAAAAGCCTTCTTTACCTCACTCCATGAAGCCGACTTCCAATAATGAAGAAACTGATGATTCAGAAGATGAAAAACCACTTCTTTCAAGGTTTCAGTCCAAGGATGTAAATGGTTCTGGCAAGAAGGACACAATTATAAagcatgagaactttgacgaTGATAAACCATTGAGTTTCAAAAATTCTACTTCAGGAGCAGTCAATAGAAGTGCCTCATCACATGCAGCAAAGGCTCCCCAAAGTCAAAAGCCTTCTTTACCTCACTCCATGAAGCCGACTTCCAATAATGAAGAAACTGATGATTCAGAAGATGAAAAACCACTTCTTTCAAG GTTTCAGTCCAAGGCTGTAAATGGTTCTGGCAAGAAGGGCACAAATAGTGAGACAAGTGCTCCCAGAGTTGGAGAAAAACGACCTCATAGCGACACCAATCCTACTGAATCTTCATCAATTAAGAAAGCAAAACTTTCAGGAACCTCTGTGTCTGTGAAAGATAAACAGCAAGTGTCTATAAAGAAAGAAAGTAAGGAAGATGATAACAATGATCACATACCAATTGCACAACGAATTAAGTCACCGTCTTCTAACTGCGGATCGATCAGCAAAAATATATTACACAAAACTACTAGCTCATCATTTAAGAAAAGTAATCTTAAAATGAATAAAAAGAAGGATTCCAATTCCTCAAAGTCATTGAAGACACCTCCTGGATCTGGTGGGGGACAGAAATGGACTACCCTGGTGCACAACGGTGTTATATTTCCTCCTCCATACAAGCCTCATGGGATCAAAATGCTTTACAAGGGACAACCAGTCAATTTGACTCCTGAACAAGAAGAG GTTGCAACAATGTTTGCTGTCATGAAAGACACAGATTATGCTCAGAAAaaacaatttattgaaaattttatgCATGATTGGCGATTAATACTTGGCAAAAATCACATCATTAAGAAGTTTGAGGACTGTGACTTTACTCCTATATATGAATGGCAtctggaggagaaggagaagaagaagcagatgACTGCAGAG GAAAAGAAGATTATGAAGGAAGAAAAAttgaagcaagaagagaagtatATGTGGGCAATTGTCGATGGTGTGAAAGAGAAG GTTGGGAACTTCAGAGTGGAACCACCAGGGTTATTTCGTGGCCGAGGAGAGCATCCGAAG ATGGGAAAACTAAAAAACAGAATTAAGCCAAGAGATATTACAATCAATATAGGGAAAGATGCACCAATTCCGGAATGCCCAATACCTGGTGAAAG ATGGAAAGAAGTAAAACATGATAATACTGTCACATGGTTGGCATTCTGGAATGATCCCATAAATCCAAAAGAGTTCAAGTATGTCTTTCTGGCAGCGAGTAGTTCATTAAAAGGGCAAAGTGACAAAGAGAAATATGAGAAAGCCAGGTTGTTGAAG GATTATATACAAAATATTCGGAGAAACTATACAAGAGATTTTAATAGTAAAGATCCAACAAAGCGGCAAATAGCAGTGGCAACCTACCTTATTGATAAGCTGGCTCTCAGGGCAGGCAATGAAAAG GATGATGATGAGGCTGATACTGTTGGCTGCTGCACTTTAAAGGTGGAGAATGTCGAGTTGGTTCCTCCAAATAAGTTGAAG TTTGACTTCTTAGGTAAAGATTCTATTAGATACTTGAACACTGTGGAGGTCGAACCACATGTCTATAAAGCAATTGGTGATTTTCAAATTG CCAAAAAGAGCAACGGAGGTAAGAAAGATAagggtgatgatctctttgactTGCTGGATACAAGCAAACTAAATGCACACCTGAAGGAACTCATGCCTGGACTTACTGCAAAAGTTTTTCGTACATACAATGCTTCTATTACCCTGGATGTTATA TTGAATAAGGAAACCAAGGATGGTTCTGTGCCAGAGAAGATTACAGTTTATCAGCATGCAAACAAGGag GTTGCAATTATCTGTAATCATCAACGCAGTGTCTCCAAGTCTCACGAAAATCAGATGTCTAAGTTGAACGAAAAGATAAATGATTTAACA TCCCAAAGAGATGAATTGATGATGGATCTGAGTAGGGCTAAGAAAGGGAAGCCTCCACTTAAAGATAAAGAGGGGAAACCAAAGAAGAACTTGGCCCCTGAAGT GATTGAGAAGAAGATTGCTCAGGTTGATGCCAAGATAGGAAAAATGGAAATGGATAAACAAATAAAAGAGGATCTGAAAACAGTTGCACTTggaacatccaaaatcaattaccTTGACCCAAGAATATCAGTTGCGTGGTGCAAGAGGCATGAAGTACCCATAGAGAAG ATATTTAACAAATCACTACTCGCAAAGTTTGCATGGGCAATGGATGTTGATCCTGACTTCAGATTCTAG
- the LOC121992090 gene encoding DNA topoisomerase 1 beta-like isoform X2: MSVHGCIDQVMNDSEEDDEAPLVFRRPNSSSKQGHSTSALKKTNPQKDSSCNLVSHQIAQNGSISHSQNIISLPETSREKPTATSSNVGSLLPVQSINSSHHKLTTNNMRPKHEDELSVSDDDKPLSHRLNSASTIVQRKSFMDSEKAHTHSSVHKFEGRSTEKMDLDDPIIKHENFDDDKPLSFKYSTSGAVNRSASSHAAKAPQSQKPSLPHSMKPTSNNEETDDSEDEKPLLSRFQYKAVNGSGKKDTIIKHENFDDDKPLSFKHSTSGAVNRSASSHAAKAPQSQKPSLPHSMKPTSNNEETDDSEDEKPLLSRFQSKAVNGSGKKGTNSETSAPRVGEKRPHSDTNPTESSSIKKAKLSGTSVSVKDKQQVSIKKESKEDDNNDHIPIAQRIKSPSSNCGSISKNILHKTTSSSFKKSNLKMNKKKDSNSSKSLKTPPGSGGGQKWTTLVHNGVIFPPPYKPHGIKMLYKGQPVNLTPEQEEVATMFAVMKDTDYAQKKQFIENFMHDWRLILGKNHIIKKFEDCDFTPIYEWHLEEKEKKKQMTAEEKKIMKEEKLKQEEKYMWAIVDGVKEKVGNFRVEPPGLFRGRGEHPKMGKLKNRIKPRDITINIGKDAPIPECPIPGERWKEVKHDNTVTWLAFWNDPINPKEFKYVFLAASSSLKGQSDKEKYEKARLLKDYIQNIRRNYTRDFNSKDPTKRQIAVATYLIDKLALRAGNEKDDDEADTVGCCTLKVENVELVPPNKLKFDFLGKDSIRYLNTVEVEPHVYKAIGDFQIAKKSNGGKKDKGDDLFDLLDTSKLNAHLKELMPGLTAKVFRTYNASITLDVILNKETKDGSVPEKITVYQHANKEVAIICNHQRSVSKSHENQMSKLNEKINDLTSQRDELMMDLSRAKKGKPPLKDKEGKPKKNLAPEVIEKKIAQVDAKIGKMEMDKQIKEDLKTVALGTSKINYLDPRISVAWCKRHEVPIEKIFNKSLLAKFAWAMDVDPDFRF; this comes from the exons ATGTCAGTTCATGGTTGTATCGATCAAGTTATGAACGACAGTGAAGAAGATGATGAGGCACCTCTTGTCTTTAGGAGGCCAAACTCTTCGTCAAAGCAAGGCCACTCAACCTCTGCTTTGAAGAAGACAAATCCTCAAAAGGATTCTAGCTGTAATCTTGTTTCTCACCAAATTGCTCAAAATGGTAGTATCTCACATTCGCAAAATATTATATCACTCCCTGAGACATCTAGAGAGAAGCCTACTGCAACAAGCTCAAATGTAGGATCTTTGCTACCTGTCCAGTCAATTAATTCTTCTCACCATAAATTAACAACAAATAATATGAGGCCAAAACATGAGGATGAACTATCTGTTTCAGATGATGACAAACCATTGAGTCATAGACTTAATTCAGCTTCTACAATAGTTCAGAGAAAGAGTTTCATGGACTCAGAAAAAGCACATACACATTCTTCAGTTCATAAATTTGAAGGTAGAAGCACTGAAAAGATGGATTTGGACGATCCAATTATAAAGCATGAGAACTTTGATGATGATAAACCATTGAGTTTCAAAT ATTCTACTTCAGGAGCAGTCAATAGAAGTGCCTCATCACATGCAGCAAAGGCTCCCCAAAGTCAAAAGCCTTCTTTACCTCACTCCATGAAGCCGACTTCCAATAATGAAGAAACTGATGATTCAGAAGATGAAAAACCACTTCTTTCAAGGTTTCAGTACAAGGCTGTAAATGGTTCTGGCAAGAAGGACACAATTATAAAGCATGAGAACTTTGATGACGATAAACCATTGAGTTTCAAACATTCTACTTCAGGAGCAGTCAATAGAAGTGCCTCATCACATGCAGCAAAGGCTCCCCAAAGTCAAAAGCCTTCTTTACCTCACTCCATGAAGCCGACTTCCAATAATGAAGAAACTGATGATTCAGAAGATGAAAAACCACTTCTTTCAAGGTTTCAGTCCAAGGCTGTAAATGGTTCTGGCAAGAAGGGCACAAATAGTGAGACAAGTGCTCCCAGAGTTGGAGAAAAACGACCTCATAGCGACACCAATCCTACTGAATCTTCATCAATTAAGAAAGCAAAACTTTCAGGAACCTCTGTGTCTGTGAAAGATAAACAGCAAGTGTCTATAAAGAAAGAAAGTAAGGAAGATGATAACAATGATCACATACCAATTGCACAACGAATTAAGTCACCGTCTTCTAACTGCGGATCGATCAGCAAAAATATATTACACAAAACTACTAGCTCATCATTTAAGAAAAGTAATCTTAAAATGAATAAAAAGAAGGATTCCAATTCCTCAAAGTCATTGAAGACACCTCCTGGATCTGGTGGGGGACAGAAATGGACTACCCTGGTGCACAACGGTGTTATATTTCCTCCTCCATACAAGCCTCATGGGATCAAAATGCTTTACAAGGGACAACCAGTCAATTTGACTCCTGAACAAGAAGAG GTTGCAACAATGTTTGCTGTCATGAAAGACACAGATTATGCTCAGAAAaaacaatttattgaaaattttatgCATGATTGGCGATTAATACTTGGCAAAAATCACATCATTAAGAAGTTTGAGGACTGTGACTTTACTCCTATATATGAATGGCAtctggaggagaaggagaagaagaagcagatgACTGCAGAG GAAAAGAAGATTATGAAGGAAGAAAAAttgaagcaagaagagaagtatATGTGGGCAATTGTCGATGGTGTGAAAGAGAAG GTTGGGAACTTCAGAGTGGAACCACCAGGGTTATTTCGTGGCCGAGGAGAGCATCCGAAG ATGGGAAAACTAAAAAACAGAATTAAGCCAAGAGATATTACAATCAATATAGGGAAAGATGCACCAATTCCGGAATGCCCAATACCTGGTGAAAG ATGGAAAGAAGTAAAACATGATAATACTGTCACATGGTTGGCATTCTGGAATGATCCCATAAATCCAAAAGAGTTCAAGTATGTCTTTCTGGCAGCGAGTAGTTCATTAAAAGGGCAAAGTGACAAAGAGAAATATGAGAAAGCCAGGTTGTTGAAG GATTATATACAAAATATTCGGAGAAACTATACAAGAGATTTTAATAGTAAAGATCCAACAAAGCGGCAAATAGCAGTGGCAACCTACCTTATTGATAAGCTGGCTCTCAGGGCAGGCAATGAAAAG GATGATGATGAGGCTGATACTGTTGGCTGCTGCACTTTAAAGGTGGAGAATGTCGAGTTGGTTCCTCCAAATAAGTTGAAG TTTGACTTCTTAGGTAAAGATTCTATTAGATACTTGAACACTGTGGAGGTCGAACCACATGTCTATAAAGCAATTGGTGATTTTCAAATTG CCAAAAAGAGCAACGGAGGTAAGAAAGATAagggtgatgatctctttgactTGCTGGATACAAGCAAACTAAATGCACACCTGAAGGAACTCATGCCTGGACTTACTGCAAAAGTTTTTCGTACATACAATGCTTCTATTACCCTGGATGTTATA TTGAATAAGGAAACCAAGGATGGTTCTGTGCCAGAGAAGATTACAGTTTATCAGCATGCAAACAAGGag GTTGCAATTATCTGTAATCATCAACGCAGTGTCTCCAAGTCTCACGAAAATCAGATGTCTAAGTTGAACGAAAAGATAAATGATTTAACA TCCCAAAGAGATGAATTGATGATGGATCTGAGTAGGGCTAAGAAAGGGAAGCCTCCACTTAAAGATAAAGAGGGGAAACCAAAGAAGAACTTGGCCCCTGAAGT GATTGAGAAGAAGATTGCTCAGGTTGATGCCAAGATAGGAAAAATGGAAATGGATAAACAAATAAAAGAGGATCTGAAAACAGTTGCACTTggaacatccaaaatcaattaccTTGACCCAAGAATATCAGTTGCGTGGTGCAAGAGGCATGAAGTACCCATAGAGAAG ATATTTAACAAATCACTACTCGCAAAGTTTGCATGGGCAATGGATGTTGATCCTGACTTCAGATTCTAG